A window from Gopherus flavomarginatus isolate rGopFla2 chromosome 4, rGopFla2.mat.asm, whole genome shotgun sequence encodes these proteins:
- the LOC127049427 gene encoding nuclear receptor subfamily 0 group B member 2-like: MASQASPEKSRKCQCERSHPQSILYQILNKEEQDETRWHAQYYHPCYSISSAGCPCEGNRKVVLRTPEVTCMRASEVLLKTITFIRNLPSFYHLPQEDQALLVQQCWAPLFVLGLAQEWVNFELKEISVPSLLKKILLNQSLTDSDKVENSSLGASLADVQKMKNFLEKFWNSDICAKEYAYLKGIILFNPDLPGLRFRHYVQTLQQEAQRTLMEFSSMMYNRNLGRFAWILGLLTSLKDVNAETIAELFFRPILGEVNLNELLLETLYFKQDLL; encoded by the exons ATGGCTAGTCAGGCCTCACCTGAGAAGTCTAGAAAATGCCAGTGTGAGAGAAGTCATCCCCAGAGCATCCTTTACCAGATCCTTAACAAGGAAGAGCAGGATGAGACCAGATGGCATGCCCAGTACTACCATCCTTGCTACTCGATATCAAGTGCTGGCTGTCCCTGTGAGGGCAACAGGAAAGTTGTCCTCAGAACTCCAGAAGTCACCTGCATGAGAGCTTCTGAAGTGCTCTTAAAAACTATAACTTTTATAAGAAACTTGCCCTCTTTTTATCATTTGCCCCAGGAGGATCAGGCACTTCTAGTACAACAATGCTGGGCCCCTCTCTTTGTCTTGGGCCTGGCACAGGAGTGGGTGAATTTTGAACTGAAAGAGATTTCAGTCCCTAGtttgttgaaaaaaatccttctcAATCAGTCTCTGACAGATAGTGACAAAGTGGAGAACTCCTCCCTGGGAGCATCATTAGCAGACGTTCAGAAGATGAAGAATTTCCTGGAGAAGTTCTGGAATTCGGACATATGTGCAAAAGAATATGCCTATTTGAAAGGAATTATTCTCTTTAACCCTG ACCTGCCTGGCCTAAGATTTCGTCACTACGTGCAAACCCTGCAGCAGGAAGCCCAGCGCACTCTGATGGAATTTAGCTCAATGATGTACAACAGAAACCTTGGCAGATTTGCTTGGATTCTTGGGCTGCTCACCAGCCTCAAAGACGTTAATGCCGAGACTAttgcagaactcttcttcagaccTATTTTAGGAGAGGTCAACCTAAATGAATTACTTCTAGAAACCTTGTATTTCAAGCAAgacttactttaa